A window from Sphingobium sp. EM0848 encodes these proteins:
- a CDS encoding accessory factor UbiK family protein — protein sequence MQSENRFFDDLAKLVNGAAGTVAGMSREFETNAREKAKQWIGGMDFVSRDEFDAVKALAAAAREEVELLKARLDALEGKAPEPVTKTVRAKSKDAE from the coding sequence ATGCAGAGCGAAAACCGCTTTTTCGACGACCTTGCCAAGCTGGTGAACGGCGCGGCCGGAACGGTCGCGGGCATGAGCCGCGAGTTCGAAACCAATGCCCGCGAAAAGGCCAAGCAGTGGATCGGCGGCATGGATTTCGTCAGCCGCGACGAATTCGATGCGGTCAAGGCGCTCGCCGCCGCCGCCCGTGAAGAGGTGGAGTTGCTGAAGGCCCGCCTTGACGCGCTGGAAGGCAAGGCGCCCGAACCCGTGACGAAGACAGTCCGCGCCAAAAGCAAGGACGCGGAATAA
- a CDS encoding asparaginase domain-containing protein, which yields MLSPETSILLLTTGGTIDKIYFDALSDYQVGETVMAKLLEIGRVKRPFRIEEVVRKDSLELDDADRALIRDRVAAAPESHVIITHGTDTMTETAKLLAAIPGKTVVLVGALAPARFGESDASFNLGMAFATVQMAEPGVYITMSGSVFRADKVVKDRAKGAFVPADRP from the coding sequence ATGTTGTCCCCCGAAACGTCCATTCTCCTGCTCACCACCGGCGGGACCATCGACAAGATCTATTTCGACGCGCTGTCGGACTATCAGGTCGGTGAGACGGTGATGGCGAAGTTGCTGGAGATCGGTCGTGTCAAGCGCCCCTTCCGCATCGAGGAAGTGGTCCGCAAGGACAGTCTGGAACTGGACGATGCCGACCGGGCGCTGATCCGCGACCGGGTGGCCGCAGCGCCCGAAAGCCATGTCATCATCACCCATGGCACCGATACGATGACGGAAACGGCGAAGCTGCTCGCCGCCATCCCCGGCAAGACGGTGGTGCTGGTCGGCGCGCTGGCCCCGGCGCGCTTTGGCGAGAGCGACGCCAGCTTCAACCTCGGCATGGCCTTCGCCACGGTTCAGATGGCGGAGCCGGGGGTCTATATCACGATGAGCGGTTCCGTCTTCCGCGCCGACAAGGTGGTGAAGGACAGGGCCAAGGGGGCGTTCGTCCCGGCCGACCGGCCCTAG
- a CDS encoding TspO/MBR family protein has product MNEIASPGQLRLAYLRWALVTVPAIVFLGFLSGKLANSGYGNRWFAALAKPELIPPGWAFAVAWTALYILMALALAIVLHARGARGRGIAIVVFLVQFALNLLWSPLFFRAHQVGQALVLIVALIALVAITTALFWRVRRIAGLLLLPYLCWLAFASYLNYEIGRLNPDAESLGKPAFQTQI; this is encoded by the coding sequence ATGAACGAGATTGCGTCTCCGGGTCAATTACGCCTCGCCTATCTGCGCTGGGCGCTGGTTACTGTGCCTGCGATTGTTTTCCTTGGCTTTCTCTCCGGCAAGCTCGCCAATAGTGGCTATGGCAACCGCTGGTTCGCGGCGCTGGCGAAACCGGAACTGATCCCGCCCGGCTGGGCCTTCGCCGTGGCGTGGACGGCCCTCTATATCCTGATGGCGCTTGCGCTCGCGATCGTCCTCCACGCGCGGGGCGCACGGGGACGGGGGATCGCCATCGTGGTCTTTCTCGTCCAGTTCGCGCTCAACCTCCTCTGGTCGCCGCTCTTCTTCCGCGCGCATCAGGTGGGGCAGGCACTGGTCCTCATCGTCGCCCTGATTGCGCTGGTTGCGATCACGACCGCGCTATTCTGGCGGGTTCGGCGCATCGCGGGGCTTTTGTTGCTGCCCTATCTGTGCTGGCTGGCCTTTGCATCCTACCTCAACTATGAGATCGGCCGCCTCAACCCGGACGCGGAAAGCCTTGGCAAACCCGCATTCCAGACCCAGATATGA
- a CDS encoding alkaline phosphatase family protein, with the protein MLKKVAAALLLASSIPALAQAPAVPVAAAPAPSTPPKLIVAISVDQFSADLFSEYRQYYTGGLRRLTEQGVVFPRGYQSHAATETCPGHSTILTGSRPSRTGIIANNWFDLGTARADKQVYCAEDETQPGTDSENYQASPMHLKVPTLGGRMKIANPATRVVSVSGKDRAAIMMGGPTADQVWWLGGPKGYVSYKGVAVPPLVAKVNEVMAQRLAQPNPGFELPPQCAAKDFPVKAGDRTVGTGRFAREAGDYKGFRISPEQDAMTLAFAAAAIETMALGKQAQADIISIGLSATDYVGHSYGTEGTESCIQVDRLDRELGAFFDRLDKDGLDYVVVLTADHGGHDLPERHRMNAMPMEQRVDKALTPKALSAAIAEKTGISGKTLIWGDGPAGDLYFDRSLTAAQRSKVEAATLALLRAHPQVQTVFTKAEIAATPSPSGPPESWSLLQEARASFDPQRSGDLLLLLKPRVMSIPESAVMGYVATHGSPWDTDRRVPILFWRKGLTHFEQPLGVETVDILPTLAALIKLPVPRNEIDGRCLDLIAGEGDSCPAQ; encoded by the coding sequence ATGTTGAAAAAAGTCGCTGCCGCCTTGCTCCTGGCCAGTTCCATCCCCGCGCTGGCTCAGGCGCCGGCAGTTCCGGTGGCAGCCGCGCCCGCTCCGTCGACGCCGCCCAAGCTGATCGTCGCCATCTCCGTCGATCAGTTTTCCGCCGATCTGTTCAGCGAATATCGGCAATATTATACCGGCGGCCTCAGGCGGCTGACCGAACAGGGCGTAGTCTTCCCGCGCGGCTATCAGAGCCACGCCGCGACCGAAACCTGCCCCGGCCACAGCACCATCCTGACCGGCAGCCGCCCGTCGCGCACCGGCATCATCGCCAATAACTGGTTCGACCTTGGCACCGCCCGCGCCGACAAACAGGTCTATTGCGCGGAGGATGAGACGCAGCCAGGCACCGACAGCGAGAATTATCAGGCCTCGCCCATGCATCTGAAGGTGCCGACGCTGGGCGGACGGATGAAGATCGCCAACCCCGCGACCCGCGTCGTGTCGGTTTCCGGCAAGGACCGCGCGGCCATCATGATGGGCGGGCCGACCGCCGATCAGGTCTGGTGGCTGGGCGGACCGAAGGGCTATGTGAGCTATAAGGGCGTGGCCGTGCCGCCGCTGGTGGCGAAGGTCAACGAAGTCATGGCCCAGCGTCTGGCGCAGCCCAATCCGGGCTTCGAACTGCCGCCGCAATGCGCGGCAAAGGATTTCCCCGTAAAGGCCGGGGACAGGACGGTCGGCACCGGACGCTTCGCGCGCGAGGCAGGCGATTACAAGGGCTTCCGCATCTCGCCCGAGCAGGACGCGATGACGCTGGCCTTCGCCGCCGCCGCCATCGAGACTATGGCGCTGGGCAAGCAGGCGCAGGCCGACATCATCTCCATCGGCCTGTCCGCTACCGACTATGTCGGCCACAGCTATGGCACCGAGGGGACCGAAAGCTGCATTCAGGTCGACCGGCTGGACCGGGAACTGGGCGCCTTTTTCGACCGTCTGGACAAGGACGGGCTGGATTATGTGGTGGTGCTGACCGCCGATCATGGCGGCCATGACCTGCCCGAACGGCACCGGATGAACGCCATGCCGATGGAGCAGCGCGTCGACAAGGCGCTCACTCCCAAGGCATTGTCGGCGGCGATCGCGGAAAAGACCGGCATCAGCGGCAAGACGCTGATCTGGGGCGATGGCCCGGCGGGCGACCTGTATTTCGACAGGAGCCTGACCGCCGCCCAGCGTAGCAAGGTGGAAGCCGCGACACTGGCCCTGCTGCGCGCTCATCCGCAAGTGCAGACGGTCTTCACCAAGGCGGAAATCGCCGCGACGCCTTCGCCGTCCGGCCCGCCGGAAAGCTGGTCGCTGCTTCAGGAGGCCCGCGCCAGCTTCGATCCGCAGCGCTCGGGCGACCTGCTGCTGCTGCTGAAGCCACGGGTCATGTCGATCCCGGAAAGCGCGGTGATGGGCTATGTCGCCACCCATGGCAGCCCCTGGGACACGGACCGCCGGGTGCCGATCCTGTTCTGGCGCAAAGGCCTCACTCATTTCGAGCAGCCACTGGGCGTCGAGACGGTGGACATCTTGCCGACGCTGGCGGCGCTCATCAAACTGCCGGTGCCCAGGAACGAGATTGACGGGCGATGCCTGGACCTGATCGCGGGCGAAGGGGATAGCTGCCCGGCGCAATAA
- the epsC gene encoding serine O-acetyltransferase EpsC, translating to MTAQGEGYWDIDRLAAELGTVRRRWRQGQDHHAEYGAEGFPSRASLTKIMAALCGALFPLRLGPSFVRLHNEDAYVAQTLQTALSRLYGQIRLELIYTMQGEASEDLDREASRIIGAFAQSLPALRELLDSDVEAAFLGDPAARSVDEVLICYPSMMAITHHRLAHRLYQLGAPLVARIISEIAHSSTGIDIHPGAKIGRSFFIDHGTGVVIGETAIVGDRVRIYQGVTLGARSFPADEKGRLEKALARHPIIEDDVVIYSGATILGRIIIGSRSVIGGNVWLTDSVPADSNVRQAKAHYEVTSRVEVSAPHRVHALVEEGDGIAENI from the coding sequence ATGACGGCGCAGGGCGAAGGCTATTGGGACATTGACCGGCTGGCGGCTGAACTGGGCACGGTGCGGCGGCGCTGGCGGCAGGGGCAGGACCATCATGCCGAATATGGCGCGGAGGGTTTCCCCTCGCGCGCTTCGCTGACGAAGATCATGGCGGCGCTGTGCGGCGCGCTGTTTCCGCTCCGCCTCGGCCCCAGCTTCGTGCGGCTGCATAATGAAGACGCCTATGTCGCGCAGACCTTGCAGACCGCGCTCAGCCGCCTGTACGGCCAGATCCGCCTTGAGCTGATCTACACGATGCAGGGCGAAGCGTCCGAGGATCTGGACCGGGAAGCCTCGCGCATCATCGGCGCTTTCGCGCAAAGCCTGCCGGCATTGCGCGAATTGCTCGACAGCGATGTGGAGGCGGCCTTTCTGGGCGATCCCGCCGCGCGCAGCGTGGACGAGGTGCTGATCTGCTATCCTTCCATGATGGCGATCACCCATCATCGGCTGGCGCATCGTCTGTATCAGTTGGGCGCGCCGCTGGTGGCGCGGATCATCTCCGAAATCGCGCACAGCAGCACCGGGATCGACATTCATCCCGGCGCGAAGATCGGCCGCAGCTTCTTCATCGATCATGGCACCGGCGTCGTGATCGGGGAAACCGCCATCGTCGGCGACCGGGTGCGCATCTATCAGGGCGTGACGCTGGGCGCGCGCAGCTTTCCGGCGGATGAGAAGGGGCGGCTGGAAAAGGCGCTGGCCCGCCATCCGATCATCGAGGACGATGTGGTGATCTATTCCGGGGCGACCATATTGGGGCGCATCATCATCGGCAGCCGGTCCGTGATCGGCGGCAATGTCTGGCTGACCGACAGCGTGCCGGCCGACAGCAATGTCCGGCAGGCGAAGGCCCATTATGAAGTGACCAGCCGGGTCGAAGTCTCCGCGCCCCATCGTGTCCACGCGCTGGTGGAGGAGGGCGACGGGATCGCGGAGAATATCTGA
- a CDS encoding YbjN domain-containing protein, with the protein MMDSDEFENGGQEAAPIDMLAAYFEAHGWSFDQVGEDEIVASTQGSWAQYELRGIWRDEDQVLQLLALPDIRVNDDKRSAIYETLGLINEQLWLGHFELWSSSGIVLFRHGALLGAGGTLTLDQAQILIETAIDECERFYPVFQFVLWGGKTPTEAISASLIETRGEA; encoded by the coding sequence ATGATGGACAGCGACGAATTTGAAAATGGCGGCCAGGAAGCCGCGCCGATCGACATGCTGGCCGCCTATTTCGAGGCGCATGGCTGGAGTTTCGATCAGGTGGGCGAGGACGAAATCGTCGCCAGCACCCAGGGGTCGTGGGCGCAATATGAGCTGCGCGGCATCTGGCGTGACGAGGATCAGGTGCTTCAACTGCTCGCGCTGCCCGACATCCGGGTGAACGACGACAAGCGTTCCGCCATCTATGAAACGCTGGGCCTCATCAACGAGCAGCTCTGGCTCGGTCATTTCGAGCTGTGGTCGTCGAGCGGGATCGTTCTTTTCCGCCATGGCGCGCTGCTGGGCGCGGGGGGCACGCTGACGCTCGATCAGGCGCAGATCCTGATCGAAACCGCGATCGACGAGTGCGAACGCTTCTACCCGGTGTTCCAGTTCGTCCTGTGGGGCGGCAAGACGCCGACCGAAGCCATTTCCGCCAGCCTGATCGAAACCCGCGGCGAAGCCTGA
- a CDS encoding lipopolysaccharide biosynthesis protein: MKIKRGSGGAQEGFARILANTGWLLGGKGVGGILSLAYLAIVTRTLGVADFGRFALVLSAANVIQTLVSFDSWQIVVRYGQPHLAAGNGDALNRVLRFCILIDLASAAIGGLIAAFIILAFGPLMGLSAGMGWQAWIFCMVMMITIRSSPTGVLRLFDRFDTGAFAETMIPVGRMIGAVLAWVLMPNITGFLIAWGAAELLCAVSYWSLAIRVGGEKLGNWRAGKAMDARVENPGIVGFLTATNLQTTLSSMGQQVAVLVVGLFVGPTGAGLYRLANQLANSLTKISGLLSRSIFVELSRTHSSQGHEALGMLFRRTNRLALIAGGVIIGLILTVGHPLLGLIAGKAFLPAYPLLVLLGISACVDLVGVSYRPLLMATDRASLSLRITLVSTALLLGMQAALLPLYGTVGAAAANVLASILAFAMMGLASRRAMTGRGVEERR, from the coding sequence GTGAAGATCAAGCGCGGATCGGGTGGCGCCCAGGAAGGCTTTGCCCGCATTCTGGCGAATACCGGATGGCTGCTGGGCGGCAAGGGCGTGGGCGGGATATTGAGCCTTGCCTATCTGGCTATCGTCACACGAACGCTGGGCGTGGCGGATTTCGGGCGGTTCGCGCTGGTGCTGAGCGCTGCCAACGTCATCCAGACGCTGGTGAGCTTCGACAGCTGGCAGATCGTCGTGCGCTATGGCCAGCCGCATCTGGCGGCGGGCAATGGCGATGCGCTGAACCGGGTGCTGCGCTTCTGCATCCTGATCGACCTCGCGTCCGCGGCCATTGGCGGGCTGATCGCGGCCTTCATCATCCTCGCCTTCGGACCGTTGATGGGATTGTCGGCGGGGATGGGGTGGCAGGCATGGATCTTCTGCATGGTGATGATGATCACCATCCGGTCCAGCCCGACCGGCGTGCTGCGCCTGTTCGACCGGTTCGATACGGGCGCCTTTGCCGAAACGATGATCCCGGTCGGACGGATGATCGGCGCCGTTCTGGCCTGGGTGCTGATGCCCAATATCACCGGCTTCCTGATTGCCTGGGGGGCCGCCGAACTGCTCTGCGCGGTCAGCTATTGGTCGCTCGCGATCCGGGTCGGCGGCGAGAAGCTGGGGAACTGGCGGGCGGGCAAGGCGATGGATGCGCGGGTGGAAAATCCGGGCATAGTGGGCTTTCTGACCGCGACCAATTTGCAGACCACCCTGTCGTCCATGGGGCAGCAGGTGGCGGTGCTGGTGGTCGGCCTGTTCGTCGGGCCGACCGGCGCGGGACTGTACCGGCTCGCCAACCAGCTTGCCAATTCGCTGACCAAGATTTCCGGTTTGCTTTCCCGCAGCATCTTCGTGGAACTGAGCCGCACCCATTCAAGCCAGGGGCATGAAGCGCTGGGGATGCTGTTCCGGCGGACCAACCGTCTGGCTCTGATAGCGGGCGGGGTCATCATCGGGCTGATCCTGACCGTCGGTCATCCGTTGTTGGGCCTGATCGCGGGGAAGGCGTTTCTGCCGGCCTATCCCTTGCTGGTGCTGCTCGGCATTTCAGCCTGCGTCGATCTGGTGGGGGTGAGTTATCGCCCGCTGCTGATGGCGACCGACCGGGCGAGCCTGTCGCTGCGCATCACGCTGGTTTCCACCGCGCTGCTGCTGGGAATGCAGGCGGCGTTGCTGCCCCTCTATGGCACCGTCGGCGCGGCGGCGGCGAATGTCCTGGCTTCGATCCTGGCCTTTGCGATGATGGGTCTGGCAAGCCGCCGCGCCATGACAGGGCGTGGCGTCGAGGAACGCCGCTAG
- a CDS encoding pyrroline-5-carboxylate reductase, with translation MTPIWPDHLFLVGCGNMAGQMLSRWLACGLDPARVTVLRPSGKPVAEGVRVVTDYPAALPAGTTVLLGMKPYQLGDVAALLAPLCTGDTRIISILAGTPLAELRVRFAQAGEVVRAMPNLPVGIGEGVTALHADAGLSVASRAAVDGFIAPLGLAEWIADEGQFNEVTALSGCGPAFLFRFIDAFARAGEALGLPADQSARMALATVRGSASMAAHASESPTILADRVASPGGMTRQGLNVLDADDRLLKLLTDTLVAARDRGEEMARGG, from the coding sequence ATGACCCCAATCTGGCCAGACCATCTGTTTCTCGTCGGCTGCGGCAATATGGCGGGGCAGATGCTGTCCCGCTGGCTCGCCTGTGGTCTTGATCCGGCCCGCGTGACAGTGCTGCGCCCAAGCGGCAAGCCTGTCGCGGAAGGCGTGCGGGTGGTCACGGACTATCCCGCCGCGCTGCCTGCCGGGACGACCGTGCTGCTGGGCATGAAACCTTATCAATTGGGCGATGTGGCGGCGTTGCTCGCGCCGCTTTGCACCGGTGATACGCGGATCATCTCGATCCTTGCGGGGACGCCGCTTGCCGAACTGCGCGTCCGTTTTGCGCAGGCGGGCGAGGTTGTCCGCGCCATGCCCAACCTGCCCGTAGGCATAGGGGAGGGGGTCACCGCGCTTCATGCCGATGCTGGCCTTTCGGTCGCTTCGCGCGCTGCCGTGGATGGTTTCATCGCGCCCCTGGGCCTTGCCGAATGGATTGCCGATGAGGGGCAGTTCAACGAAGTCACGGCGCTGTCGGGTTGTGGTCCTGCCTTCCTGTTCCGCTTCATCGACGCCTTCGCCCGGGCGGGCGAGGCGCTGGGCCTGCCGGCCGATCAGTCGGCGCGCATGGCGCTCGCCACGGTGCGCGGTTCGGCCAGTATGGCGGCCCATGCCAGCGAAAGCCCGACGATTCTCGCCGACCGCGTCGCCAGTCCGGGCGGCATGACGCGGCAGGGGCTGAACGTGCTGGACGCCGACGACCGGCTGCTGAAGCTCCTCACCGACACGCTTGTCGCTGCCCGTGACCGGGGCGAGGAAATGGCCAGAGGCGGTTAA
- a CDS encoding TlyA family RNA methyltransferase, producing the protein MAKIRADQLLVDNGLAESRARAQALILAGLVFLGDKKIDKAGQQVAVDAELEVKGRDHPWVSRGGIKLAHALEAFHIDVTGAVAIDVGSSTGGFTDVLLSNGAARVYAVDSGTNQLAWKLRSDPRVIVHEQTSARILTADHIPEPVDIIVCDASFISLAKVLDRPLSFARPGARLVALIKPQFEAGREEVGKGGVVRDPAIHQRVCDEARAWAESKGWQVEGIATSPITGPQGNVEFLLSAIFGG; encoded by the coding sequence ATGGCCAAGATTCGCGCCGATCAACTGCTTGTCGACAACGGCCTGGCCGAAAGCCGCGCCCGCGCGCAGGCGCTCATCCTCGCGGGCCTTGTCTTTCTGGGCGACAAAAAGATCGACAAGGCCGGACAGCAGGTCGCCGTCGACGCCGAACTGGAGGTGAAGGGCCGCGACCATCCCTGGGTCTCGCGCGGCGGCATCAAGCTCGCCCATGCGCTGGAGGCGTTCCACATCGACGTGACCGGCGCGGTCGCCATCGATGTGGGCAGTTCGACCGGCGGCTTCACCGACGTGCTGCTCAGCAACGGCGCGGCGCGGGTTTATGCGGTGGACAGCGGCACCAACCAACTCGCCTGGAAACTGCGCTCCGACCCTCGGGTCATCGTCCATGAACAGACCAGCGCCCGCATCCTGACCGCCGATCATATCCCCGAGCCGGTGGACATCATCGTCTGCGACGCCAGCTTCATCTCGCTGGCCAAGGTGCTGGACCGCCCCCTGAGCTTCGCCCGCCCTGGCGCGCGTCTCGTCGCCCTTATCAAGCCCCAGTTCGAGGCGGGGCGGGAGGAAGTCGGCAAAGGCGGCGTCGTCCGCGATCCGGCGATTCACCAGCGGGTGTGCGATGAAGCGCGGGCATGGGCGGAATCCAAAGGCTGGCAGGTGGAGGGCATCGCCACCAGCCCGATCACCGGGCCGCAGGGCAATGTGGAATTTCTCCTCTCCGCCATATTCGGCGGATAA
- a CDS encoding protein-disulfide reductase DsbD, which translates to MRIFHVLLMTVLLSFAPVVARAQGAFGQGAPHIAAELTAETTMPQPGRDTTIAFSMRPEAGWHGYWENPGDAGLGMTVKWTLPDGVTIGALRYPVPETLLISGLMNHVYEGPYGVLAKLTVAPDVPAGTKLPIKVRADWLACTDKVCVPEGAELSLDLTAGDGTILPSRRAQFDGWRSHLPRPLGSEARYAIVDGRLRLAIPFPAGADVRDVHLFPLADGLARYAAPQTVSRQGDRLLVETEAGQGLKPGPVQAVLRTGDHVGFLLTARPGDVPTVRSDTLRTALIALGGAVLGGLLLNIMPCVFPILGLKAMKLARAGGDERVVRREALAYSLGIILTCLVLGGLLLGLRAAGAAVGWAFQLQDPRIILALLLLVTAIAFNLAGLFELSAYGGGEKLAGKGGLAGAFWTGVLVAFVATPCTGPFMGAAMGAALVLPLAASLAIFAGLGLGLALPFLVLAHMPALRTRLPRPGAWMGRVQKILSAPMFLTALGLAWLLGQQRGVSAMTLGLGAALILALLLWWLGGRQRQGKRGGLLATFAALALLGGSAMLLPARAPAASEADDRIPFDEARLASLRAANKPVFLYFTADWCLTCKANEAAAIDRSETRAAFDKAGVTVMVGDWTNADPAITRFLEGQGRSGVPLYLWYAPGKDAQTLPQILTPATLKALLS; encoded by the coding sequence ATGCGGATTTTTCATGTCCTTCTTATGACAGTCCTTTTGTCGTTCGCGCCGGTGGTGGCGCGGGCGCAGGGCGCGTTCGGGCAGGGCGCCCCCCATATCGCGGCGGAACTGACGGCGGAAACGACGATGCCGCAGCCGGGCAGGGACACGACCATTGCCTTTTCCATGAGGCCGGAAGCGGGATGGCACGGCTATTGGGAAAATCCGGGCGATGCGGGTCTGGGCATGACGGTCAAATGGACGCTGCCCGACGGCGTCACCATTGGCGCCCTGCGTTATCCGGTGCCGGAAACCCTGCTGATTTCGGGCCTGATGAATCATGTCTATGAAGGTCCCTATGGCGTTCTGGCGAAGCTGACCGTCGCGCCGGACGTCCCGGCGGGCACGAAGCTGCCGATCAAGGTCCGCGCCGACTGGCTGGCCTGCACGGATAAGGTCTGCGTGCCCGAAGGCGCGGAATTGAGCCTTGATCTGACCGCCGGCGACGGCACCATCCTGCCTTCTCGACGGGCGCAGTTCGATGGCTGGCGCAGCCATCTGCCCCGGCCTTTGGGCAGCGAGGCGCGCTATGCGATCGTGGATGGCCGGTTGCGTCTGGCGATTCCCTTTCCGGCGGGTGCCGATGTGCGCGACGTGCATCTCTTCCCGCTGGCCGATGGCCTTGCGCGTTATGCCGCGCCGCAGACCGTCTCGCGGCAGGGCGACCGCCTGCTGGTCGAGACCGAGGCTGGGCAAGGGCTGAAGCCCGGTCCGGTACAGGCCGTGCTGCGGACCGGCGATCATGTCGGCTTCCTGCTGACCGCCCGGCCCGGCGACGTTCCGACCGTTCGGTCCGACACGCTGCGAACGGCGCTGATCGCGCTGGGCGGGGCCGTGCTGGGCGGGCTGTTGCTCAACATCATGCCCTGCGTCTTTCCGATCCTGGGCCTCAAGGCGATGAAGCTCGCCAGGGCGGGCGGGGATGAGCGGGTCGTCCGCCGTGAGGCGCTGGCCTACAGTCTGGGCATCATCCTGACCTGCCTTGTGCTGGGCGGTCTGCTGCTGGGGCTGCGCGCGGCGGGGGCGGCGGTCGGCTGGGCGTTCCAGTTGCAGGACCCGCGCATCATTCTGGCGCTGTTGCTGCTGGTGACGGCGATTGCCTTCAACCTGGCTGGGCTGTTCGAACTCAGCGCCTATGGCGGCGGCGAGAAGCTGGCGGGGAAGGGAGGGCTTGCGGGCGCCTTCTGGACCGGCGTGCTGGTGGCCTTCGTCGCGACGCCCTGTACCGGGCCGTTCATGGGCGCGGCCATGGGCGCGGCGCTGGTGTTGCCGCTGGCGGCGTCGCTGGCGATTTTCGCAGGTCTGGGGCTTGGCCTTGCGCTGCCGTTTCTGGTGCTGGCCCATATGCCTGCATTGCGGACCCGTCTGCCCCGACCCGGCGCGTGGATGGGCCGGGTGCAGAAAATCCTTTCCGCGCCGATGTTCCTGACTGCGCTCGGTCTTGCATGGCTGCTCGGCCAGCAGCGGGGCGTTTCCGCCATGACGCTGGGTCTTGGCGCGGCGCTTATCCTCGCGCTGCTCCTCTGGTGGCTTGGCGGCCGCCAGCGTCAGGGCAAGCGCGGCGGTCTGTTGGCGACCTTCGCGGCATTGGCCCTGCTCGGCGGATCGGCCATGCTCCTGCCCGCCCGCGCGCCCGCCGCTTCCGAGGCCGATGACCGGATTCCCTTCGATGAAGCCCGCCTTGCCAGCCTGCGCGCCGCCAACAAGCCGGTGTTCCTCTATTTCACCGCCGACTGGTGCCTCACCTGCAAGGCGAATGAAGCCGCCGCCATCGACCGCAGCGAAACCCGCGCCGCCTTCGACAAGGCGGGCGTGACCGTGATGGTCGGCGACTGGACCAATGCGGACCCAGCCATTACCCGCTTCCTGGAAGGGCAGGGCCGGTCGGGCGTTCCGCTTTATCTCTGGTATGCCCCCGGCAAGGATGCGCAGACATTGCCCCAGATCCTGACACCCGCCACGCTGAAGGCCCTGCTGTCCTGA